The Phaeobacter sp. A36a-5a DNA segment CAACCCTCCTGTTCCGGGTGCTGCTGCGGTGCCGCGCCCCGCTTAGCTCGCGGGATTGCGGTCCTTGGCAATGAGAATGACGGCTGAAAATTAAAATCAGCCTTAACCAGAGTGATTCGCGCATCGCAATCTGTAGACAATTTGATTCAACGGCGGTTAACCGCTGACAGTCTCAAGCAGCTGTCGGCGTTGTTGCTGCAATGGCAACGAATCGGAGTTCGAATGCTCAGGATCGATTCGGTCTCGAGGGACGTTGTGCTCGACCGGTGGGCTATCGGCGGACAATCTGTGGGAGAAGCTCTGCAATCGAGAAAGGTCCCTGCATACGGAGGGGGTAGCGGCCGAGAATGGCGGCTTCAGATATGCTGTTAAGCATATAATCTTGCGATGTTCTGGAAACTGGTGCTGCTGGAGAGAATTGAACTCTCGACCTCTCCCTTACCAAGGGAGTGCTCTACCTCTGAGCTACAGCAGCGCCGGTGAGGGGGCTTTTAGGCATAAACGAAGTGGGGTGCAAGAGCATTCTGGACGGTTTTTTCACACTCCGGTACAGAAGATCTATGGCAGAGAAGAAAACAGTAAAAAGCGGCGGGTCAGCGCCCACACGCGAAGATCGGTTGAAGGCCGCATTGAAGGCGAATATGGGCCGTCGGAAGGCTCAGGCCAAGGCGCGTGCGGTAAAAGACGACAGTATCGAACGCAGGGCCGACGACCTCTCAACAGGCAGTTCCAAGGAGTAAGGGCAGATGGATTCGATTTTGGTGACCGGGAATGGCCCGCTCAAGGGGCAGATTCCCATCGCGGGTGCAAAAAACGCCTGTCTCACGCTGATGCCGGCAACCATGCTGAGCGAGGAGCCGCTGACGCTGACAAATGCGCCGCGACTTTCGGATATTCGCACCATGACGACCTTGTTGCAGTCGCTGGGAGCCGAGGTGTCGACGCTGCAGGATGGCCAAGTGCTGGCGATGTCCAGCCATGACATCAACAATCATACCGCAGACTACGATATCGTGCGTAAAATGCGGGCGTCGATTCTGGTTCTGGGGCCAATGTTGGCACGCGATGGTCATGCGGTTGTCTCGCTGCCTGGTGGCTGTGCCATTGGGGCGCGTCCGGTAGATCTGCACCTGAAAGCGCTGGAAGCGCTAGGGGCAGAGCTGGAACTGAAAGACGGTTACGTCCATGCCAAGGCGCCGATGGGCGGCTTGAAAGGTGGCACTATCGATTTCCCCTTGGTTTCAGTCGGCGCGACCGAAAATGCCCTGATGGCCGCGACTTTGGCCAAAGGCACCACCGTGATCAACAACGCGGCGCGGGAGCCTGAAATCGTCGACTTGGCGCAGTGCTTGCGCAAGATGGGTGCTCAGATCGAAGGTGAAGGCACCTCGACGATCACAATTCAGGGCGTGGATCGTCTGCACGGCGCCACCCATCCGGTTGTTACCGACCGGATCGAGCTGGGCACCTATATGCTGGCGCCAGCGATCTGCGGTGGTGAGGTTGAGCTGCTCGGCGGAAAACGGTCCTTGATCGAGGCGTTCTGTGATAAGTTGGAGGCCGCCGGCGTCGAGATCACCGAGAATGAGAACAGCCTGACCGTGCGCCGCGGCAGTAACCGCGTTCAGGCCGTGGATGTCGTGACCGAACCGTTCCCCGGTTTTCCGACCGATCTTCAGGCGCAGATGATGGCCCTGATGTGCACGGCCGAGGGAACCAGCGTTCTGGAAGAGAAGATCTTTGAGAACAGGTTTATGCATGCGCCGGAGCTGATGCGCATGGGCGCGAAGATCGACGTGCATGGTGGCCATGCTACCGTGACCGGCGTCGAAAAACTGAAAGGAGCACCGGTGATGGCCACCGATCTGCGTGCCTCGGTTTCCCTGATCCTTGCCGGCCTCGCGGCAGAGGGTGAAACCAAGGTTAGTCGGGTCTATCATCTGGACCGCGGCTACGAGCATGTGGTGCGGAAGTTGTCGTCGGTCGGTGCCAAGATCGAACGGATCCAGGAGCAGTGATGTCAGATGCCAGTTTCGACGATGGGCGCGAAGCGCCGCTGAATCTTGGTGCCCTGGGTCCCGACGATCTGCAGGTCATCGCCTCGCTCGCACAGGATGCGGTGTTTCCGGTGACGGAAATCAGCTGGCGCCCGAGCGAACGGCGTTTTGCCCTGCTGCTGAACCGGTTCCGCTGGGAGGACAAGGACGCCTCTGAAAGGCGCGGACGCCCTTATGAACGGGTGCAGAGTGTACTGGTGGTCGATCAGGTGCTGTCTGTGGCGTCGCAAGGGGTGGATCGCAAAGAGCGCGATCTTATCCTGTCTCTCCTATCGCTGAGTTTTGAGCCCGGTACCGACGGTGACGGGCATATTGTCTTGACGCTTGCCGGTGATGGGGCCATCCGTCTGGCTGTCGAGGCGATCGAGGTGACCTTGCGCGATGTGACGCGTCCCTATCAGGCACCATCGGGTCGGGCACCGCAGCACGAGACATGATGTTGCGCCGACTGGTCAAGGCTGATCTTGCGGATCTTCGTGCCCTGTGGCGCGAGGGGCTGACAGAGTTTCCTGCGTCATTTCTGATGACCGTGGAAGAAGCCGACAGCATTCCGGATGCGGCTCTGATCAGCGGCTTCGAGAGCGGCGCCTATTGGGGCGCGTTTGCCGAGGAACGGTTGGTGGGTTTTGCCGTGCTACGGCAGGGGGGATTGTCACGCATTTCCCATACCGCCGATCTGGGGCCTTTCTATATCTCACGTGCCTATCAAGGTCAGGGGATGGCCC contains these protein-coding regions:
- the murA gene encoding UDP-N-acetylglucosamine 1-carboxyvinyltransferase produces the protein MDSILVTGNGPLKGQIPIAGAKNACLTLMPATMLSEEPLTLTNAPRLSDIRTMTTLLQSLGAEVSTLQDGQVLAMSSHDINNHTADYDIVRKMRASILVLGPMLARDGHAVVSLPGGCAIGARPVDLHLKALEALGAELELKDGYVHAKAPMGGLKGGTIDFPLVSVGATENALMAATLAKGTTVINNAAREPEIVDLAQCLRKMGAQIEGEGTSTITIQGVDRLHGATHPVVTDRIELGTYMLAPAICGGEVELLGGKRSLIEAFCDKLEAAGVEITENENSLTVRRGSNRVQAVDVVTEPFPGFPTDLQAQMMALMCTAEGTSVLEEKIFENRFMHAPELMRMGAKIDVHGGHATVTGVEKLKGAPVMATDLRASVSLILAGLAAEGETKVSRVYHLDRGYEHVVRKLSSVGAKIERIQEQ
- a CDS encoding DUF2948 family protein; translation: MSDASFDDGREAPLNLGALGPDDLQVIASLAQDAVFPVTEISWRPSERRFALLLNRFRWEDKDASERRGRPYERVQSVLVVDQVLSVASQGVDRKERDLILSLLSLSFEPGTDGDGHIVLTLAGDGAIRLAVEAIEVTLRDVTRPYQAPSGRAPQHET
- a CDS encoding GNAT family N-acetyltransferase; translated protein: MMLRRLVKADLADLRALWREGLTEFPASFLMTVEEADSIPDAALISGFESGAYWGAFAEERLVGFAVLRQGGLSRISHTADLGPFYISRAYQGQGMARALLTQILGHARKIGLTQVELCVDQENKKAQRLYQQAGFRPFGLRPRSVMLGSEPRHDVLMLCPLDDALPPDMISQLARRVLR